The nucleotide window aatttttactttttataaaaattaatcaggGATGGATAgacaaatttataacttttttagGAGTATAATTATTGTTTAACTTCTGTATAGACAAaaagtttatctttttatacattttataaaaaggaaaaattaactGATTATACCAACAAGTTTAATAAATAGATGAGATAATAGACTTTTCAAATTTACATGATATAAAATCGTCTCTTTATCAAAGTGCGGATGAAAAATAGTGATTCGATTCAAATATAACATACATAAAAACCTATAGGATCATGTGATAATGAATAGGAAACATccacatatttatttaaaaatttccaCCCATTCCATACTccattgacaaaaaaataaaaatatagttgaCTAACAGTTGACTGTCTCCTTTTGGAATTTAGAATTTAGTGGATTTTGAACTAACATATATTTCCATTTTGTTGTGCTATGATCAAGTGGACTGGTTGGTGACAATTCTTATGCAAATTGGAAATTAAGTTTCTTGGAAGAAGGGTGCTAACCTAATTTACAAAACTGGgagttctttttttaaattttattaattttactaattttatattttaaataatatgcaAATTTgtggtatttttttatttaattttactaattttatattttaaattgacaGTTTACTAGTTTGATGATTAGACAACCCAAAAAGATGACCctgtaaaattatttgtacaaataataagGACAAACTTGTGAAAAAAATACCACGTCACCatcaaatgattttgaattaaagataaaataacatagaaTCATATGGTAATATATCAGTAgttgtgtataaatttatgtcTATTATTTATACACGTATGTAATGCTACTCCTTTGCTAaacacagttttttttttttgaaaaaaagttaataaaaattaatttatatcatgtttatataaaaaaattcaagaataaattTCTCCACACACAAACAAACACTTGTAATAGGATCAatgataatttatcaaataaataaaaaaattatgcacaaaaaaaaaaaggattgaattcaaaccaaattgaatctaaatataggtttattcaaactcaaatttgatttaaatttataatgtataACTCAATCTCGAACTCGTTGAATATGACTGAATATATAGTAATAGAGTTGTTgataagttaaataatattatcaatgcgatatataatattattgaaagaaaatttaaattgaatttgattcgattattaaactaaaattttaacttaaattcagtaTGATTAAActaaatatcaaatcaaataacacaACTATTCctcatctctttttctttaattaatttaaatttctctcaactgaaaatttaattaaataacttgaATGCTCTTAAGATAATTGTGTAGGTGTTATAACTTAtaagattcaaatcaaaattaaattaaaccattgaactgaaattcaaatttgaatttgatttagtcATGTCATACCCTGTCATACCCTATTCGAACCGAATTGGTTTGAACCTATTAATGAAGAAAGAATCAGAAGATGTAACATCATTAAGTCGAATCAGTCAATTAGGGAAATTccacatttgaaaatgacctaaaaacaaaaagctagtggttgtaatagaaaatttcatGCTATTGGCTTTGAGATAAAACGTGCAGAAAGGTTTCTATCGTTCTAAAATTATTGAACCAATAAGGAACCGCCACATCAGGTTGTCTGACGTGCACGAGCTCCATCATTGGCCCCTGAAATTCTTAGAAAAATATTCCTATTATTTTTGCATGTGTAGTCAAAAGCACATACTAAATAATAGTCGTTGGTCCTCTATCTAAAGAACCCACTTGTTCCATCAATCTTTGCAAAATTTTCTCCCCTTCACCTTTAATGTGTAATCTCGAGTTACAACTAGCTGAGAAGTTCGTGGACACGTTtggtttcaaataatttttcattattattatattatcttatttagttggttaaataataaaaaatattatttaaataatttaaaggtaatatgaaataatctaattattaattacaatttttcccttatttattattattttaggataaaaacatcttattatttaaataaaataataataaaattatgtatatttattatagtATACAAACGGtatatcattgtataattttaaattaaagataaaacaatattaaattatgaaataatgtattatctgtatatataaattatgtataaaaaatgagtatacataatattattcttaaaataataagtaaccCTTAACCTTTGCAATCTTTCCTCTTTCACAACGTAATTCACCAAGATTTCTATTTCTTGGTTGCATCGCCCTCACTTACATCACTAAAACTCTCTGGTTGGCTTCATGAGACTATCCCTTTTTTGTTGTCACCACCCTTTTATTTTCCACTAGATCACCATCACCACTTTGATATTGCCCTCCACCTAATCCCATGACATTGCTTTCTCGATGTTGATCCAAGGTGGGTCAACATACCTTAACCATAAGTGTTAGACTCTTTATTCAATTCACACATTTTGATTTACTACAATTTATTCTATTCCATTTCTCTCAAATCTCCCACCTTTGATTTGTTGTAGTTTCCCGCTAacatattctagggtatttcaaaaaagtaatatttttttattattttattattaccaaTCAAAtaccataattatttatatatgttaattaattgaataaacaaTGTTCTAATAACGTGAACCGAGTTGGGCCTCGATTCAAAAAAGATGAAAGGCTAAAAAGTTTgatacctaataatcttctaGATAATTTCGTAGGCTCAAATTTcatttaagataataaaaaattactcaatccaAAAGCATTCTTAGtgtttaagaataatatttgGACCCACAGGGACTAAAATGCAAAGAATCAAAAGTCTCGTATGCatggaaattaaagaaaatgaatcaaGTAGACTTGACCTAGTCATCCCCCAGACCACAGGTAAAGCACCGAAGCATATACTTACAATGCacctatatatatagatttttagaAAAGGCTAGACATTACTGGTCCATTCTTTGCTCTTTGCTTCTTGAACTCATCTTCTTCAGCGTTAAGTTTTACATCTATATAGAGAACAGCTGTTGAACGAAGAAGGAGGTGGAGATTTCAGCCATGGGAGTTGGAGGAGGAGTTGCAGAGAAGCAATATGTGAAGGCTAAGACTTCAGTGTGGTGGGATATAGAGAATTGTCAGGTCCCAAAAGGGTGTGAGCCTCATGCAATTGCTCAGAATATCAGCTCTGCCGTTGCTAAGTTGAATTACTGTGGACCTTTGTCCATTTCTGCCTATGGTGACACCAATCGGATCCCTCAATCTGTGCAACATGCCCTTTCCAGCACCAGCATCTCCCTCAACCAAGTCCCTCCTGGTACCTCTTtcatcatcatatataattaccaTCTTTCAACTTTacttttcttgcttttactgTTACGATTCTTAACTTATACAGATGGAGTGCAGGTGAGATTAAGATTCTTATAACTCTAGActcacaaaaaaatttattacttacacttaattttctgttttgatGAGGATGAATTTGGATTAACATTTCTAAATTTGATCTTACCGACTTAGTTTTCCTagaatttgtattttttttttgaggaaTTTTGTTATTCTGGGTTGCAGATTTTCAGAAAATTCAATGAATATTTATGGGTTGTTTTGTTGAATGAGCAGGGGTTAAGGATGCAAGTGACAAGAAAATTCTAGTGGACATGTTGTTCTGGGCAGTGGACAATCCTGCACCTGcaaatataatgttaatttcTGGAGATAGAGATTTCTCCAATGCTCTCCATCAATTGAGGATGAGAAGATACAACATTCTGCTTGCTCAACCGCAGAAAGCCTCAGCTCCTCTCCTTGCCGCTGCCAAGAGCATATGGCTCTGGACAAGTCTTGTGGCTGGAGGCCCTCCATTAACAACTAAACTTGGTAACAAAATTTCTGTCCCTAATGATATGCCTTTTGTTCATGCACAAGTTCCCCAGTTAGGAAATCCTAATGAGAAATTTAGTAATAATGCACTAGTTGATATTCTGGAAGATCAGAAACCACTAAATTATCACCACCCTGATACTAATTATAATCCCAAGAGTTCCCTGATGGGGCCTTGCCTGGATGGATTTGCTCCTTTCAGTGTTGTTCAGAATGGTTGTAGAAATCAATATCCACCACAACCTTTAGGGCTAAACAATCTCCCTAATCAACCTCCTAGTGTTGTCCAAAAGGGTAGTGGAGTCACCAAATTTGATCCTACTAGCATGAATCCAAAGCCTGCATTATTGAGTCAGTCACAAAATGGACAAATACAGCATAGGAAGCTGTCGTTTTCTTAACCAGTGAACTCGATTAACATTCCTAGTAGTGTCATATGGGGGACGTCGGGGTGTCCAAAACCTTCTTATTGTGTCCAAAGTCTCACAGGTTTTGTGTTACTAACATTGAACttcttgaaaattgaaaagataatGCCGACTGAAGGTAATATAATTGATTGCATTCGATATGGGGATCCAAAGCATCGGAGTATTGACATTAAAAAAGCCTTGGAAATTGCTGTTGATCAGCAGATGGTAGTGAAGCAAAAATTTGGAGCTATGAACTTGTATGTTGGTAAGAATGAGAAACTCTGGAAATGTGTGAACCCTATTGCTGGTAATCCTATGCAAATACCGGAAATGACatgggaaaaaattaaaaagtttctgGTGTCTCCTGGAGGACAATCTGCAATAATGGCTTCTCAATGCAGGTAAATTTCCTTTGTTTGTTTAGTTTAGCCTTACTTAGCTTCTAGGATTTATAATTGGACTGTTTTTTCATTCTGTCTTGTGTgcttttgcatttttgtttataGGTATGAAGCCGGTACTATTTTGAAGAATATGTGCTTGACAGAGCTTACATTAGGTGACATACTTCAGATCTTGAACATGGTAATTACCATAAAGAAATGGATTATTCATAATCAAGCAGGATGGCAGCCGATTATCATCGCTGTTGCAAAGTGCAGCCCTGAATTAGGCACTAAATCTGGTATATAAAGTTTTGACTAGCTATCCATGGTAAGGGAAAGGGGCCACTTGATAGTTTGAAGGGTATTAAGAGTATATAGATAGATGACTTGTTGCAATAAGGTTACTAAAAAGTCTCCTCATGCCAAGACTCATTCTGTAGATTTACTAGTGATGAAAGTTCTTACACATGATGGATACCATCTAGATTTTCGATTAGAGATGAagtttcaattgaaaatttgcTTGATGTATCAAAGAGTATACAATGCCAGGCTCTGAGGTACAAGAAATTGATCATCTGTTGCATCTTCTGGATTCTATCGACAATTGCAAGGATGATCTTGCTGTTTCCAAATTTGGATGGAATATTTCTGCAGAAAAATTTCCTACCTCTCATATAGTTCGTGGTGCCATGAGAACTCTAAATGCAAGGCGTGATTTAAAAGTGGCATTGAAGAAGCAAGAGTTTGGTTAGTTTGCACAGAAGCAGATGACACAAATTAcagaaatttatgaaaaaaacatCCAAATGCAATTAgataaacatagaaaatgttCTGGTGGAAGCTACTCATTCTCCTCTGATCACATCATTTTAAGAAGATATTAAGATGAGCCACGCGAAGGTTGCACAATGCCGTAAAGTTCTTCCTAATAGAATTCCCGAGCATGTGTTGAATTAACAAGTCTTTGTTCTTCTTATTGTCGGGTATTCTCAGAATAAATGGATTTGTAAATTCATCCCTCTGCAGCATAAGTTTAGCTGTTTGCCACTGTATTTGCTATTCTTCTTTGAAAGCTGTATGGTTCTCAGAGCTTTTGAAACCATTAGTCCTTTGGTTATAATCCTTATATTTAAGTCTCCTGTATGCAAACTTTGAtagaaaaatcaagtgtttcttatttttgccCCCATTTGGATAGTGCTTTCGCTTTTGCAGTGAAACTTTTCTTTCTGTTAAATTGCTGCcagttttaaggttttcaagcttGGAAAATAACGAGTTTCATAGTGTCAATGCCAATATTTTATGGTACTTGTTTGAAAACATTATTGAGTtagttcaattatttaaaatccaaataaaatatgttagatttgtatcatattgttagggtggattcgaattgaatttgttCAAGTTTAAAAGCAAATTTGGCTCGAATGAGCCTGAAACAAGCTCGGCTTAAATGAAATTAGGGATGTTCAATTTGTTAAgtttataagtttgaaaattttcaatataaatcgattaaaacgatattattttgttcaatacacattaaaacaattttatttttgtcattttttgtttgaattgagcTTGAACTCAACCCAAACTCGACCCGATTCCTCTCAAGCGAGCtaagttcaaactcaatttaattcaaattcaactctacATATCATTAAGTAAGTAAAAAATTACTTCCGAGGTTACCATTGTTAATGttgcattaattaatattaactaggGATGGAttacaaacaagaaaaacaaaaacaaaatcacaaactCCCAGAGGCACTCTCAATTACAAACAATACCCTATTTACAAAGGCAGTGAAAACATAAACCAAATTAAGATTTAACTAACTTACAAGAATTGTAATATATATGGCCTAAAATTCATTAAGAACCTTAATTAAATGAGgaaatcatcataaaaatctccaaattaccattattttaaaactagatGGATTCGTGGATAAAATCTCCAACATGTTAAAGAAACacaagtttcaaatttttaaaacttgacgaAAAAGTCTGATTTCATAATGTTAAAGAAACATATTGTTAggatcttttctttttaaaaatacttagattctatgaaaaaaaattttggtgaTTGTCGGAATGTATGTCAATTATATGTGACTGTTTGACTTGTTTGTGTGCTGGCATAATGAGTAGAGAGCATTATTATGTATGTAgtaataacaagaaaatttaaaacatatccAATCCAAAGAATAacataaaattgtgaaattgtGTATGCATTAAAATAAATCTACACCAATTGTAAATTATACAAGTTGGTTATggtcaaaatatgtatataaacgAGCATTCCATGTAGTGGGTGGGAACGATAATGATTATATAGTTCAACTACAAACATAGTCTATATCGATGAGACCAAGTCTGAAAATCTCTAATTCACTATAACTAAATTGATCGATACAACCAAAATTCTCAGCAACAAATCATCAAagcataaactaaaatattaaacctcaattaacaaaaaattacacAGATTTGTAGAAGAACACGAACATCCCACTCATTTATCACATAGACATACATCTTAAGTGAAAATGGTTAAGCTCCCCCTATACATTCAACCAAactctctttaatttgaaaaagacTGAAATCTCTTCAACCTTTGCTCATCATCTGACTTATAAATATGTGATCTATTAaaagatattgaaaaaaaattagtgaaaaaCGTTGTATAGAAGGAGCTTGAAGAACATTATAAGATTTGgaagaatgaataatatttatgtcaATTTAAAGTAAAGGAGAAGCTGGTTTATATATAGTAACTTCATGTCATAAATTGGTGCCACTTGTCTAAATAGATTATAATATACCTGTTTACTTGTGCCAGAAAAATAGGAAGTATAGTGTATTTCAAGTGTAGtaaaaaaaactaactttttcaaGTGATAGATATTTGTATAAGAATTATGATTACAAAGCGCATGCAATGCACACAATATAGCCTGTATTCTATAAACATTCATGGTTTGCAGTCAAGAATTTACATCCTAGATCACAGGACTCCAATACGAGAATACGCAGAAACACTTgcaactcaaatatatatatatatttttgataagtaaatatatatacattaaaaacCCGAAAGGGGGCACAAAGACATCCTAAGCTCATCCCACAAGATTGCCAAAAAACACTCCAAGTACAAGACATCACGAGCCCAATGGCTAAAACTCTCACTTAATTGCAAACCAACAACAAACCACTTAAGAACAGAAAGCGTACTTGAGACGACcaactgaaattaaaataaccatGAACCCAGCACATCCAGCCATGGCAGGACGCCAAAGACAGCAAGAAGAACCCAGCCAACAGTATGAAGCGTCAACCGGCACACACCTGATACAGCATGCAGCATCCCAGGAACCAGGAGCAAGGACAGAAATGGACCAATGTGCAACCATTTCACTAAGAAGCAACTTACTGGAACCACAACCAAGAGCCGCCCGCGCAAAAACACTGCTGGAACGCGCAACCATCAAACGTAGGAAGGTGCCAGCAGAACCGGCAGCCAAGAACTCAAATTCGGCAGCAGTAAGGCAGCAAAAGCCCCAACAAACCCAATGAACCCCAATGCAGGGGAGAAACAGGGGAGAGGGATGCAGGAATCAGCAACTCCACAGAAGGAGAAAGGCAAGAGAACAGGAGAGGATTTCAGCACCAAAGCAGCTGCAGAGAGCCAACCCAAGCCAAAACAGACCAGCAGCAGAACGGTATCTCCACAGGACCCAAGAACTCACGGGAAGAAGCTAGGCCGATGCAAAGGAGAACCACAGAGAGCCAGAGACCTCTAGGGAATTAGAGAGAAAAGGCTGAAAACACACCAGAAGATGGAAACAGGCAGGAAACATGGATTTGAGACTAGAAACTTCAGAATCAAACGTGGAAGTGAATATACTTTGAGAATTAGCAAGACAGTTTACGCGATAAATATGGCTCCATAGTTGTGACTGAGTCCAGCCGGTTTACAAGCTACATCAACAATGTAATCTGCAACACATTTCAGCGTTCTCTTCTTAACAGACACCTGTGGAAAGATCTATCCAAGTCAAAGAAAAGATTGCTACAAAAAGCATATTTCCCACATCAGTGATTACGGTGCAGAGATAACGAACGGATAGAATATTGGGAACAGAGAAATTATCAAAAGCAACACCTTCGAATATCCACATAAAGTTATACCAATGTGTAACATCATAGGGGAATTCCGCATTGACAAAACACGAGAGATATTGCTTGTATATGAACATCCCACGTCACATGAATCCTTTTGGGTTGCAAAAACTCTGCTTTGCTAATTCATACAGTAGTCAATTACGGTTGTTAATGagtctttaaaatttaatgatatataaaggGTTAAAGGATTTAACCACCACTACGACTGAATGCAACAAAAAAGACCAAACCCGGACccagtaaaaaaaattttgaacacgTGTACATTGTAATTGAATGTATAAGATCACTGCCTAGAATGCATTGCCATTATGAAGAACAACCAGATGAGAAAAAGgctttaaaaaggaaaaaggctTAAACTCAGACAAATTCTTAACACTATGGCTCAAGCCATGATTGCTCATTTTGGACTCGATTGAGCTAAGTTGACATTTGAGCTCAAGTCAGCTTGgctcaaatcaaactcttatCATTCAGTTGTTATGACGGTTTGAAATTGATGGTAAAATGAAGCTACTAAGCTAGATACCAAAGCAAACTTGACATGAGTCATTGCCATTAGATAGGAGCgttcaaaaccggttaaccgaaTCAGTTTATGATTTGGAGAAAATCATAAACTGAAATTGAAacgaaaatatcaattaactaaaccgaattttcaattaatcggttttgaatcttattttcattatttttttttcaatttttttaaatagggtcaatattttattaatttttaattcaatttttttaaaaccggTTTCATTCGGTTAaccttttataaaaaattgataaaccggattttttattttttttagttggtATCTAaactagtttttcaaataacctattttttgtattgattttttatttaaaaatcaattagatTTAGTTACTAGATTTTTTTAAACACCCTTTCCATTAGACCCCTAACTctacaaaaatttatatgattggCTAATGTCACTATAGTCcattgaattattaatcaatattatatttaaccttccaatatcttaaaatataataccCAAAATCTATTTAGTCAATTGACTTCTTATGAATTATGTTTAAAAGGCAATGTAAACTCATCTAATGCCACACACTTACCATGTGACTTTGCAATTTGCTACCATGGGAATCTTTCCCATAACCTTGCACAATCTGTAATCATAGAAAACAATGCATTaatgttaaaaacaaaaattgtggaaaattatattagaagatgaagaattaCGTCAATAAACACCTCACTACTACTTGAAATCACTCGAAATTACTGTAGCTTCTCACTTAGGATTTTAATTCAATACTAAAGACCATACATGATTGATTAGTGTTAATTCAATTAAGGAGAATGGagaactctaataaaaaatatattattaaataaatgaatatgtaccattttgtaattgttgtgtAACTGAATTTGGGTCACTTGAACAGTCTTTCAAGTTCACATTTTGTAACCTTGGCATGCTTAAGCCTTCTCTAGAGAAAGTTTTCATCTTGGAGCATCTATGCACAAGTAATATTTCCAAGAATGGGAATTTTAAGGTGTAATTCCCATAGTAGAAGTGTGTGAGACTTTCTATACCACCCAAGTACAAGTCCTTCAATttcttaaaaacaatttcaccATTCTCTATATCTCCCTCAGTTGCTAATACTTCTACCATCATTTCACATTCTCGTATTGATAAACTTTCAAGACACACTAGACTTTTGGCTGTTGAGGATGTCATTAAGTTTTGCATTTTATTACAATGATATACGCTCAAAGTccttagattttcaaaagattGTGAAGGTAGCAACAAAGTAGTCAAATTGTGACAATAGTTTATGTCTAaagaatgaagattttgaagaattgagtTTAGTCGAGAGTCTTGCTTTGAAAtgcactttaaattaaaaagcccccacaattctaatttttttaagtttgtgatTACTCCAATGTCCTCTTCACTTTCTCCAAACGAGAATAATTCTTCATATGAACTCACTTTCAGTATGAGCTTTTCGAGACTGacaaatttctgaaggatttgaatcggaatatatgtatattcatcCATAATCAATTCAAGAGTTTCTACTATGAAAAAGTTCTCCTGAAAGTCTCCTTCCCAAATCATCATGATATCCCTTCCATTTAATTCCATTGTCTTTATATTGGAGTCAACCTAAAGAAAAAATCATGtgttaatcaattttaaattaattttatcttaaaaacataccaaaaaaaaaa belongs to Mangifera indica cultivar Alphonso chromosome 2, CATAS_Mindica_2.1, whole genome shotgun sequence and includes:
- the LOC123208480 gene encoding uncharacterized protein LOC123208480, coding for MGVGGGVAEKQYVKAKTSVWWDIENCQVPKGCEPHAIAQNISSAVAKLNYCGPLSISAYGDTNRIPQSVQHALSSTSISLNQVPPGVKDASDKKILVDMLFWAVDNPAPANIMLISGDRDFSNALHQLRMRRYNILLAQPQKASAPLLAAAKSIWLWTSLVAGGPPLTTKLGNKISVPNDMPFVHAQVPQLGNPNEKFSNNALVDILEDQKPLNYHHPDTNYNPKSSLMGPCLDGFAPFSVVQNGCRNQYPPQPLGLNNLPNQPPSVVQKGSGVTKFDPTSMNPKPALLSQSQVNSINIPSSVIWGTSGCPKPSYCVQSLTGFVLLTLNFLKIEKIMPTEGNIIDCIRYGDPKHRSIDIKKALEIAVDQQMVVKQKFGAMNLYVGKNEKLWKCVNPIAGNPMQIPEMTWEKIKKFLVSPGGQSAIMASQCRYEAGTILKNMCLTELTLGDILQILNMVITIKKWIIHNQAGWQPIIIAVAKCSPELGTKSGI